In Psychrobacter ciconiae, the following are encoded in one genomic region:
- a CDS encoding SDR family oxidoreductase, which produces MQQKLISKLTHAAQYGREQAFGAILPERYLKKLEKATVGRGKTVLITGASSGIGEGMARVFAKLGYNLAICARRTDRLEQLKVELLKQYPDIQIEYLALDVSDYNAVFRVFKEFAQLFGQLDKVIVNAGIGDSRQIGKGRFETNRKTAEVNFIGALAQCEAAMQIFRAQNAGQLVVISSMSAMRGLPKHMTTYGATKAGLAYLAEGIRADMLLNKLPIKVSTIYPGYIRTEINTNAKPLPFQVDAETGTNAIVAAIEAEVDEACVPSLPWSIVGQAMKRLPLNIVNRIS; this is translated from the coding sequence ATGCAACAAAAACTGATCAGTAAGCTGACCCATGCTGCCCAATATGGTCGTGAACAAGCTTTCGGTGCTATTTTGCCAGAGCGCTATCTAAAAAAGCTTGAAAAAGCAACGGTTGGTCGCGGTAAAACGGTACTGATTACCGGTGCAAGTTCAGGAATCGGCGAGGGCATGGCACGAGTTTTTGCAAAACTTGGTTATAATTTGGCGATTTGTGCGCGTCGAACTGACCGACTAGAGCAGCTAAAAGTCGAGCTGTTAAAGCAGTATCCGGACATTCAAATTGAATATTTGGCGCTTGATGTGAGTGATTATAACGCTGTATTTCGGGTGTTTAAAGAGTTTGCTCAGCTTTTTGGTCAGCTTGATAAAGTTATTGTGAATGCTGGTATCGGTGACAGTCGCCAAATTGGCAAAGGTCGTTTTGAGACCAACCGCAAGACTGCGGAAGTAAATTTTATTGGGGCGCTTGCCCAGTGTGAGGCAGCGATGCAGATTTTTCGAGCGCAAAACGCAGGGCAGTTGGTGGTCATTTCGAGCATGTCAGCGATGCGCGGGCTACCAAAACACATGACCACTTATGGCGCGACCAAAGCCGGACTTGCTTATTTGGCAGAAGGTATCCGCGCGGATATGCTGCTCAATAAATTGCCGATAAAGGTATCGACCATTTATCCAGGTTACATCCGCACCGAAATCAACACCAATGCCAAGCCGTTACCGTTTCAGGTAGATGCCGAAACCGGAACCAATGCCATTGTTGCGGCTATTGAGGCCGAAGTCGATGAGGCTTGCGTTCCAAGTCTGCCATGGTCAATAGTTGGTCAAGCAATGAAGCGCTTACCGCTAAATATTGTGAATAGAATCAGCTAA
- the sohB gene encoding protease SohB — MLSPAPKNPVELKITHLNKVQNQRQAHVVEATKGKAALKLFKKQQEKQLAKKAKPSFKQKLKKKANEDSNQQVFVLDFDGDMKATAVKHLRDEISTLISTANKGDEVIIRLESSGGLVHSYGLAAAQLARLKDAGLKLTVCVDKVAASGGYMMACVADTIIAAPFAVIGSIGVVSQLPNFHKWLKNHDVDYEMFTAGDYKRTVTVFGENDDNDRAKYQEELEQTHLLFKDFVNRYRNMLDLDKVATGEHWYGEDALHLNLVDRLQTSDSYILERMADHEVYALQSRQKPTLAEKLGLSQAAEAGLNIAIDKIPELVSKIEMAQRLLK; from the coding sequence ATGTTGTCACCAGCACCCAAAAACCCCGTTGAGCTGAAAATTACGCACCTTAATAAGGTTCAAAATCAGCGCCAAGCGCATGTGGTTGAAGCCACCAAAGGCAAAGCGGCGCTCAAACTATTTAAAAAGCAACAGGAAAAACAACTCGCTAAAAAAGCTAAGCCAAGTTTTAAGCAAAAGCTAAAAAAGAAAGCTAACGAAGACAGCAATCAGCAAGTGTTTGTTTTAGATTTTGATGGCGATATGAAAGCCACTGCCGTTAAGCATCTGCGCGATGAAATCAGCACTTTGATTAGTACCGCAAATAAAGGTGATGAAGTCATCATTCGCCTCGAATCCTCAGGCGGCTTGGTGCATAGCTATGGTTTGGCAGCGGCTCAGCTTGCAAGGCTTAAAGACGCTGGACTTAAGCTTACCGTTTGCGTGGACAAGGTTGCCGCAAGTGGCGGTTATATGATGGCCTGCGTTGCCGATACGATTATCGCCGCGCCTTTTGCGGTTATTGGCTCAATCGGTGTGGTGTCGCAATTGCCAAACTTTCATAAGTGGCTTAAAAACCATGATGTGGATTATGAAATGTTTACCGCAGGGGATTATAAGCGCACGGTGACGGTGTTTGGAGAAAATGATGATAATGACCGCGCCAAATATCAAGAAGAGCTTGAACAGACCCATTTGCTGTTTAAAGATTTTGTCAATCGCTATCGCAACATGCTTGATTTGGATAAAGTGGCAACCGGTGAGCACTGGTATGGCGAGGATGCCTTGCATTTAAATCTTGTTGACCGCTTACAAACTTCCGACAGCTACATTTTAGAGCGCATGGCAGACCATGAGGTTTATGCGCTGCAATCGCGGCAAAAGCCCACGCTTGCTGAAAAACTTGGGCTGTCGCAAGCTGCTGAAGCGGGACTCAATATTGCCATTGATAAAATTCCTGAATTGGTAAGCAAAATCGAAATGGCTCAACGCTTATTAAAATAG
- a CDS encoding hotdog domain-containing protein, translating into MTDVTAPVFATDYQIYINHTDAGGIVYHANHLVFFENCRRDYLTKIGLNTYFLTSEEGNLQHFVVSQIDIKYQKAILLDERITVQIDHIDVKPASLIFHQSIHRKDDKNGASTVLSHAKIIIACVENQAGSDANSASGNIRPIRVPKKLHDIIQNTLNQQPLNN; encoded by the coding sequence ATGACTGACGTAACCGCGCCTGTATTTGCCACCGACTATCAAATCTATATCAATCACACCGACGCCGGCGGCATTGTTTATCATGCCAATCATTTGGTATTTTTCGAAAACTGCCGCCGCGATTACTTAACCAAGATTGGGCTAAATACTTATTTTTTAACCAGTGAAGAAGGCAACTTACAACATTTTGTGGTCAGTCAAATCGACATCAAATACCAAAAAGCCATTTTACTCGATGAACGGATAACGGTTCAAATTGACCACATCGACGTTAAACCTGCAAGTTTGATTTTCCATCAAAGCATTCACCGAAAAGATGATAAAAATGGCGCATCGACAGTATTAAGTCACGCTAAAATCATCATTGCTTGCGTTGAAAACCAAGCCGGTTCAGACGCAAATTCTGCAAGCGGCAATATTCGTCCCATTCGCGTGCCAAAAAAGCTTCATGATATCATCCAAAACACGCTCAATCAGCAACCACTTAACAATTAA